The following nucleotide sequence is from Salvelinus sp. IW2-2015 linkage group LG26, ASM291031v2, whole genome shotgun sequence.
ttctactctgacgataaaaatataaaaatatctttgtgagcaggtactcaacatcatggggaatcatatccaaagctgttctggccatgttatgaatgatgtgggcaggacaACCTAAGCCAATCACCTCCCGCTGCAGAGCATATTAAACTTTGGTATGGACATTGACCCTCCCCAGCCTATTCAGTCCTCCAAAGTTGGTATTTGTGTTGTCGGCAGAGAATGTTTTCCAGGTTACATTTTTggatgaccaccaggacctcagctgcaatttcctctgctgtttctccttTCAATTCAACCAAATCAAGCAGTTTTGTTTCCACAGATTTGCTGCCATCYTATATCTTACAATATCTGACTACTTTTGGCAGCAgctttacatgtccatgattgACGCATCAATGGACAGGGACACAAATTCAACCTGGTCTAGGTCCGGTGTTACCAYAGTAGTTGCCCATGttgctaacacgttactcactaTGGCGTAACTATGATTGTGTCGGATAGTGTGGTATGCAAAGACACCCTCCTGCACAGCTAAATCATATTCTTCTTGGGAAAgctctaccttcttgaagaatgtggtgacagagggcataccaacacgggcaatcagagaggctttatgctTTTTCGCCTGTTGATGTTCTACCCCTGCCGTTCTTCCTCCGCTGCCAATTGAAAAAMAGGAATTACAGGGTGCAGTGAGGAATGCCACTAGATTGTAGCTTGTGCTAGGCTTGCCCAAATCTCAATCTTATCAAYGTTGGTGTGAAACTGTTATaacatgtgttctctctcttcccRGTGAAAGTCAATATGGTTTCTAGGTGGTATGGAACATGTGAGTGACCATTGTTKCAGATGAGGGATTGTTGGAAACTGACATTTTTTGTAACTAACTAATTGACTTYAGCaagttttttgtatgtttataacAATATAAGTTGACCAATtaatgtgttatgggttagatggaatgatTTATGAGCAAGAGTAAATGTGGCCGGAGGKAAAGTACAYAGGGGGCCTGTCTCTGAGACAGAATGTTTCTATAAGGGTGAGGTAAGTCCCGAGCCAAAGGAACCAACGCAGGCCCGGAGTAGTGYCCTAGAAGATGATAATCGTAGAAGGAGTCCTGAACCAAAGGGACAAACGCAGGCCTGGAGTGGCCCAGAAGTTAAGGTGGTGAACTTCACTATACCATTGGCAGGAAAAATGCCTTTTAAGACTATGATCAACAATGGATTATGAATCTTAATGGACCAAATGCTTGCTCTGTTGGGTTTGTGGTGACAGCTATGAGAACRYTTCCAAACGATGAGAAGATCTGAATGCTCTGTTTAAGAGACTACAAACCTCCTGGAATGAGAAGAAATAAGAGGTCTCTAGCTGATATCACTTACACTTAGGCACATACCTCCAGGTACTTTGGTGTGTTTTTCCCTGGGTATGMAGTTGCATGTGCCCTAGACCTAATTCGTGACGTAGAGAAAATTGGCAATGCTACTTGAAATGGCTATCTTTTTGCAGGTCAAGGGGGCACTTGTGCAATCATTGGCGATGAATGTTGTACTTTTGTCCCAGATCACTCTTCTAATATGACTGATCTCGCRGAATACATTGCCACTGCAACTTGGTTGGAATCCCTGGAAGTTGGCGATCCCAAATTGCCAAATGGGCTGCAGCATGTGTTTTTTGCTTAGTTTGCCTAATTGTGTTATTAACATGCTGTGTatgtgtattttttataaattcacTCCCGTCAATAGAAGTATAACCTTTATTATGATGATAGTATTACCATACTAATTCGATTGTATAACCCAGAATGAAGGGTTTGAAGGTGTTGGTCTCATTAAATTTAGGGAGTAGYGAATGTGGAGGAAAATGGATAGTCTGGAGACAGCCTTGAACTGTATATCTTGTCTCCATAAAAMCATGAGTTCCTGTAGGTGCTGGGTAGAGGTATTAGGGGGAGACGCTCCCTCCTCAGACCTTTTGGAAGAACCCCCAGAATATGTTCTATAAGTTAAGATAGGAGACGGTGCTAGACACATGCAGGAACCAAACCTATGAACCATGCCTATGTAgcttgtctgtgtaagcagtatataagagaactaacgggactgcccatAGAAGCTCACTTCAGACCGGTACTTTATGCATCTAAatttgactgtgacctctccagcttgctYttaataaagaatgattcatttaagattgacttctgCTGTCCCTGGTGGTKATTTCCACAACATTAGTATGGCTGAGSGATTGGTATatagtattttaatcatattaattAAATTGSAGCCGAATCCCATATGTTCAGAAACCGACCAAagatatgaccattctagtctatcaaaagctttttctgcatcAAGATGTATAACTGCCCAAGGAGCTTTGGTTTCTGATGAAGCATGTAAGATATAATAGACAACGGAGGTTATCTGAGAATAATAGTTTTTTAACAAACCCGAGACGGGACGACKGAATTTTTGAAAATAGGTTAATATCTGTGAGAGCACTGGGTGGCGTCCTTAACTTTCTTTACATAAAAGcaaatgccacctttccaacaagtcagttcatcaactttctgccctgctagagctgccccggtcaactggaagtgctgttattgtgaagtggaaatgtctaggatcaacaacggctcagccgagaaGTGGTAGTCTACATAAGCTCACAGATTGGGACCACCGAGggctgtagcgcgtaaaaatcatctgtccttggttgcaacactcattgtCAAGTTCCTAACTGCCTATGGAagtaacatcagcacaagaactgtttgtcgggagtttcatgaaataggtttccatggccgagcagccgcacacaagcttaaaatcaccatgcacaatgccaagcatcgtctggagtggtgtaaagctcgccaccattggactctggtgcagtggaaatgcgttctctggagtgatgaatcgcacttcaccatctggcagtccgacggacgaatctgggttttgcggatgccaggagaaacgctacctgccccaatgcatagtgccaactgtaaagtttggtggaggagcaataatggtctggggctgttttcatggttcgtgctaggctccttagttccagctaagggaaattttaacgctacagcatacaatgacattctgccTGCTTACcaaaatttgtggcaacagtttgggaaggccctttcctgtttcagcatgacaatgcccccgtgcacaaagcgaggtccatacagaaatggtttgtcgagatcggtgtggaagaacttgactggcctgcacagagccctgacctcaaccccatcgaacacctttgggatgaattggaacgccgactgcgagccaggcctaatctcccaacataaGTGCCtgtcctcactaatgctcttgtggctgaatggatacAAAGCCACGCagcgatgttccaacatctagtggaaagccttcccagaagagtggaggctgttatagcagcaaagtggggaccaactccatattaatgcccatgattttggaatgagatgttcgatgagcaagtgtccacatactttgtttatgtttgtgtgtgtatatattacatAACTCAAATATACTTACTTTAGAAAATGTTTCTCCGACAAATGACAAATGAAAACACATCTGTGTgtcaaacacaaatataaaacaaatgattactacaagtttagatactGACTAGCCACTAACTATCAGTCTAAAAATTGGGTACATAGCTAATTGtcagctaattgagtgactgacataacgaGAGAAACTGTTGAttcacaaccaaatttcgaaattgcacctggtgtattctactattcttactctcaatatTAAGTTGAGAGGGGCCCTAAGTAACCGCTTATGTGGCTTATGCCTGGAGCTGGCCCTGACTACRTAGCATGRTATTTTGTTGATAGTAACCACATGACAAGCCACGCTGGACAAAGCTAGCATGGCTAGGTTAGCATTGCTAGTTAGTGAATGTTGGCCGTGACTCATCCTTTTCTTGTGTTTGTGGCAAGCATAAAttacagggggaaaaaacactttaaaaacttGCTTGCGTTGCTTGCGATTTCCTCGTATGAGGTGACCTCACATACTTTGGCCGAGATGTCTCATTGGCTAAGTTGGCCAATCAGCTGTTTACCYGTATTTGCCAACACCATTTTGTTGTTTGCGTACAGCCGCACCATTCAAACACAGAAAAGTTGCTTTTTAACAtaataaatgttttaacatttggAAGGAAGACAAGtttactcatattgtaattaattatatgtAATATTTCATAAAAATCTGGAAACAGTTAACAGCTACTTTAAGCTACCTAAACTCccatgaaaaaaacaaaacaacaaagtccATTGGTTTACTAGGAACTCGGATCTTCTTACGCTRAGTGACCATGTCAATGGCAATCTGWTTACTGGATTCTACAAGTTAAGACAGGAATCCATACTTTGGTTTTGTGTACCTGGCCACTGTCTCCAAATGCTCAGTTTGGATTGGATTTGTACCACATGTGCAAAAATGTTTACTTTTGGAGACAGTGGCCagataaacaaaaccaaagcatggattgctatcttaccttgtccatagactaaTTACAGGGTAAYGAAACCATTATGTAATTTgggtgaagtatccctttaagtcaaGGTCTGACTAACATGAAGTGATAAACCTATTAAATTGGTATAATACCATAGCCCAGGGTCCATCACCCTTTGATGAAGTAATGACAAAGTTTGCAACAAATAATGCAACTCAAATCAAATactattagtcacatgcgccgaatacaacaggtgtagaccttacagtgaaatgcttactcacaagcccttaaccaacaatgcagttWaaaaaaatacgaataagaataagaaataaaaggaacaagtaattaaagagcagaagtaaaataacaatagcgagactatatacagggggtaccggtacagagtcaatgtgcgggagcaccggttagtcgaggtaattgaggtaatatgtacatgtaggtagagttattaaagtgactatgcatagacaataacagagagtagcagWGGCGTAAAAGAGMgggggcaatgcaaatagtctgggtagccatctgattagatgttcaggagtcttatggcttgggggtagaagctgtttagaagcctcttggacctagacttggcgttccggtaccgcttgccatgcgatagcagagagaacagtttatgactaggatAGCTggagtttttagggccttcctgacaccgcctggtatagaggtcctggatggcaggaagcttggccccagtgatgtactgggcgcgtacgcactaccctctgtagtgcgttGCGGTCTGAGGCCTAGCAGTTGCATACtgactgtagaaccttttgaggatctgaggacccatgccaaatcttttcagtctcctgagggggaataggttttgttgtgtcctcttcacaactgtcttggtgtgcttggaccatgttagtttgttggtgatgtggacaSCAAGAACtcaaagctctcaacctgctccactacagccccgtcgatgagaataggggcgtgctcggtcctccttttcctgtagtccagaatcatctcctttgtcttgatcacattgagggagaggttgttgtcctggcaccaaacgaccaggtctctgacctcctccctatagcatGCGTCgtcgctgtcggtgatcaggcttaccattgttgtgtcattggcaaacttaatgatggtgttggagtcgtacKTGGCCGTGCAGTCATYagtgaacagggaatacaagaggggactgagcatgcacccctgaggggcccctgtgttYAGGATCAGCGGATGTGTTGTCACCTACTAGCTActagcttttagctcagtgctgatgttggctgtaatccatggcttctggttcgggtatgtacggtcactgtggggaaaacgtcatcgatgcacttattgatgaagccaatgactgatgtgttgtactcctcaatgccatcggaagaatcccggaacattttccagtctgagctagcaaaagagtcctgtagcttagcatctgcttcatctgaccacttttttattgaccgagtcactggtacttcctgcttMaatttttgcttgtaagtaggaatcaggaggatagaattatggtcagatttgccaaatggagggcgagggagagctttgtacgcatctctgtgtgtggatgtcacgacttccgccgaggtcggtccctctccttgtttcgggtggcgttcggcggtcgacgtcaccggtcttctagccatcgccgatccacctttcattttccatttgttttgtcttgttttcccgcacacctggtttgcattccctcattactcgtcttgcatataaccctctgtttccccccatgtctgtgtgtggaattatgtgtaaatgtacgtgtactccaggctggtttgcgccgggttattgtaacccgtgtgtgtttagttttctgAGTGCRGTGTTTTGTTCGCCTCAATAAAGGGCTCCGTTTGCTACACATTTCTGCTCTCCTGAGCCgaacttccctgcagccagttacacGCTCCTTTacagtggagtaaaggtgatctattTTTTCTCATTCTATGTATCTTATTTATTTGAATTCATTAGATTTGTTTACTGTTATTGTATTTTAATTTGTCTCATTTAGAAAACGTAGGACTATTGCATTTTcacacctttttattttatttgttaagcACTTTGAAATGCATTTCCTGTAAGAAATGTGCTCTATAAATAGTTTTATTAAATTTGTATCTTCACAAATTGATTCTAATTAAATAGCAGCCATTTTGATCCAGTTTTGAATTAAAGGCATAACTTGGTCCTTGTCACACATTTACACATTTTCAACTGTATTAAGGTTTCAACACCTATCGTCATGCACAGAAGAACAACGTCTGGATATTGTCATGTTTTAKATTACTTTCAACATTGTCATTATGTTAATATTTACAGGTCtgataaaaaaaatctatcaGGCTTATTGGCagctacagttaaagtcggaagtttacatacacttaggttggWgtcattaaaactcgtttttcaaccactccacaaatttcttMttaaccaactatagttttggcaagtcggttaggacatctattttgtgcatgacacaagtagtttttccaacaattgtttacagacagattatttcacttataattcactgtatcacaattccagtgggtcagaagtttacatacacttaagttgactgaccttttaaacagcttggaaaattccagaaaaaaatgatgtcatggctttagaagcttctgataggctattgacataatttgtgtcaattggaggtgtaactgtaaatgtatttcaaggccgaccttcaaactcagtgcctctttgcttgacatcatgggaaaatcaaaagaaatcagccaagacccctcagaatataaattgtagacctccacaagtctggttcatccttgggagcaatttccaaacgcctgaaggtaccacgttcatctgtacaaacaataatacgcaagtataaacaccatagaaccacgcagccattatacgctcaggaaggagacatgttcttgtctcctagagatgaacgtactttggtcgaaaagtgaaaatcaatcccagagcaacagcaaaggcctttgtgaagatcctggaggaaacgggtacaaaagtatctatatcccagtaaaacgagtcctatatcgacataacctgaaaggccgctcagcaaggaagaagccactcctccaaaaccgccagactacggtttgcatctgcacatgggcaaaaatatcgtactttttggagaaatgttctctggtctgatgaaacaaaaaaaggacaacaaagtcatggtattggagtggccatcacaaagccctgacctcaatcctatagaaaatgtgtgggcagaactgaaaaagcgtgtgcgagcaaggcctacaaacctgactcagttacaccagctctgtcaggaggaatgggccaaaattcacccaacatattgtgggaagcctgtggaaggATATCTGAaatgtttaacccaagttaaacaattgaaaggcaatgctaccaaatactaattgagtgtatgtaatcttctgaatgtgatgatagaaataaaagctgaaataaatcattctctctactattattctgacatttcacattcttaaaataaagtgatcctaactgacctaaYACAGTGCATTTTTARtaggattaaatgtcaggaattgtgaaaaactgagtttaaatgtacttggctaaggtgRATGTAAACTGARGACTTTAACTGTATGAGTAACAGCAAgtttaataatttttattttacctttatttaactaggcaagttgtaCCATTATAAACTGTCCATGAACTATGTGAAAGGTGCTGTGTTGATAAAGTACACTGCAGTAAAATAtctcacattacattttttatttagaattcatcaAGRCacagattcccacaataagttttgaAAGTACTATCCCATAAAACTGGTACTGAATGCCTATTagtatacctttatttcaacaaggaacacagactgagaccaaagTCTCTTTTACAGCTGAGCCCTGCGTACatatgtttacacatacagttcaggtacaatgattaagaaattacacaagacaaacaaaacgatcacagataacacaaaaaaaatacagcagcagattattacatttacacacaggTTATTCCCCAAACAGAACAAGAACTTGCATTACCtgaaacagttacaagcaatacaaaaataaaaatcttcTAATAAACgtttaaaatgggcaagggggacaagagtctcaagtttaagtttagtctgcaggctattccatagacaaggagcgtaacaggaaaaggcagccatagccaactctgtggaaatcgcatgggcctcaagtgtaatccatgcttgagacctggttttaggaattctaattctaatatcgatgagtgatgataagaaggtagtttattcagaagtgctttatagacaaacactatgtgcatgttgttctcgtctcatGGACAGCAaagtccaacccacattttgatataaaacccagtggtgagttctgtagctagcacccgtaataaacctaagtgcgcaatgataagtagcatccagcGATTTAAGTGTTGATGCTGTAGCATGCATGTTGATAATATCCCCATTatctataacagacataaaagtagctGGCACAATTTGTCTTCRATTTGTAGAGgacaaacatgtcctgtttctatagaggaagcctagcttgatttttagccgtttacaaagttcgtcaatatgcattttaaaagacagtttatcatccaaccatatccctaagtatttatatgcagagacccTATTAATTCAGGAACCATTTAAGCTCYTAAGTGCAAGTGTATTTTCAAACAACTTTTTGAAcctattaaaaatcataaaatgtgttttctttgcatttaaaacaagtttcagctgtataaaagacccttgtaatatcttaaaatctgtctccaatagTGATAATGTTTGGTCAGCCGTTGAAGCGATAGAGtacatgacagtgtcatcagcatataAATGAATTTGACCCTTTCTTATCTCATCACCGATATTGTTTATGTAGAGAGTGAACACTAACATCAGAGATCCCCCcatcaatggtgtgtgtaatgagTCCTATATTACATATTCACATAAGCAAATTGTgacaaattaaaaacaaatgtgttaAGCACAAATACATATAGATAGTTGAATTAAGTAGAATAATTACAATATTACATATTATATTACACCAATCCTATTTGATCTCTGTCTAGAATAGCTTCCTCCTAACTAGTTCCCTCTCAGTCTTACACCCAGTCTGTAGGGTTTGGGGGACAGGGTTACACCAAACACAGGGGTGTAGTCAGGTTCCCCTGCATCCTCAGGCCAGACAAACTTGAAGCGTCGCAGCAGAGTGACCATGATCAAGAAGAGCTCCATGCGAGCGAGTCCTTCTCCAAGACACATTCGCGGCCCTGCAACAYCAACAAACGGTATGAGCCCTTTATGTATTATGATGTCAACAACATCAGTGATGCACTTTGTTTTGCTCTATCCCTCACCTGCAGAGAACGGCATAAAGGCCTCAGGCTTCTCAAACTCGCCCTGCTCGTTCAGGAAGTTTAAGGGGTTGAACTCATGGGGGAACTTCCACTGACCCTCTTCAGACAGCACAGAGGTGAGGTTTGGAATGATCAAAGTGCCCTGCAAgtaagacatggagagagaggatgagacatATCCAAGTGGACAAGAAATAAGGAACATTATGTTAGAGATTTTGAAATGAGAAGACAAGACATTTTAGATGTATTGCTGCTTCTCACCTTCGGGATACTGTAGCCCATCACCTCAGTATCTCTGGTGGTGCTATGAAACACACTGAGGGGGACAGTACTGGCGATGCGCTGACTCTCGTGGGTCACTGCCTGAGTGTAAGGCATCCMGTGTCTGTCATCAAAAGATGCGTGTTCTTTCCCCTCCAGAACAGTGTCAATTTCCTGCTGACACCTCTCTGAGAAGACCAAAGGGAAGGATTTTGTCCAAAAAATCTAAATGCTAATCAAAATTGCTTGACACCTTTTTTTTTAGGCATAATCTACAACTACTACAACTGTATTAGTAGAAAGACACTTTCTGAATGTCAGTATTAGAAGATAAAGCAAACAGACCCTGAATCTCTGGATGGGTCATGAGGTAGAGGAAAGCAGTGAGCAGTGTGTTGGAGGTGGTGTCTGTTCCAGCAAAGTGCAAGTCCAGGACGTACATTATGAGTTGGGCCTCTGAAAAAGAAGATCCATCATCTCCTCTCTGGTGGGGAGAGTACAGCAGTGTCAGACGAAAACTGTGATgattttgaaggcactgtacaacctAGCCATAATGATAGATGTGGTCAAACCCTCTTATATAAGCACTTAACCTCCCATAAACAAAATGAACACACTTTGTCTAGTTCATCCAGGTAGCAGTCAATGAAGTCCCTTGGCGCACCAGGAATCCTGGTTTCCTTATGCTGAGTGACGAGTCCAAGAGACATCTGTTTGCAACAAATTGCATTTTGAAAGGCCTTCTGGAATGGCAAGGGAAGGTGTCGGAGCATGGGCACTGTGTCGTAAAGCTGTGGAGAAAGACCAAGTAATGAGTCAGAACTACTATTGCACCAACCATTAACTATGCTTCCATTAACTTTtccagtgattttttttgtcGACATTTAGTACGTGTGCATAAAAAAATGGATGTGACAATTGCCTGCTAGGGTGCGTTTCCATTTAACTATCTTGTGTCGATGAAAACTGCTGGACGCAATGAcgtcacattattattattttttaacaattaaaatacatacatacatacatatacactgctcaaaaaaataaagggaacacttaaacaacacaatgtaactccaagtcaatcacacttctgtgaaatcaaactgtccacttaggaagcaacactggttGACAATaagatttcacatgctgttgtgtaaatggaatagacaacaggtggaaattataggcaattaggcaagacacccccaataaaggagtggttctgcaggtggtgaccacagaccacttttcagttcctatgcttcctggctgatgttttggtcacttttaatGGCTGGCggctgctttcactctagtggtagcatgagacggagtctacaaacccacacaagtggctcaggtagtgcagctcaccaggatggcacatcaatgcgagctgtggcagaatgtttgctgtgtctgtccagCGTAGtgttcagagcatggaggcgctaccaggagacaggccagtacatcaggagatgtggaggaggccgtaggagggcaacaacccagcagcaggaccgctaccccgcctttgtgcaagaaggagcaggaggagcactgccagagccctgcaaaatgaccccagcaggccacaaatgtgcatgtgtctgctcaaacggtcagaaacagactccatgagggtggtatgaggcccgacgtccacaggtgggggttgtgcttacagcccaacaccgtgcaggacgtttggcatttgccagagaacaccaagatggcaaattcgccactggcgccctgtgctcttcacagatgaaagcaggttcacactgagcacatgtgacagacgtgacagttggAGACGCCGtagagaacgttctgctgctgcaacatcctccagcatgaccggtttggcggtggtcagtcatggtgtgggtggcatttctttggggcgcacagccctccatgggctcgccagaggtagcctgactgccattaggtaccgagatgagatcctcagacccctgtgagaccatatgctggtgcggttggccctgggtctcctaatgcaagacaatgctagacttcatgtggctggagtgtgtcagcgattcctgcaagagaaggcattgatgctatggactggc
It contains:
- the cyp2x9 gene encoding cytochrome P450 2X9 translates to MLGSFVLLWICICLLFFFLKVNRPPNFPPGPQPIPIFGNLLHLSLGNPMKDLEKLAKRYGNVFSLYIGGRPAVILNGLESMKEALVTRAIDFAGRPQDLMVNHVTEGKGVILVDYGTSWKEHRRFALMTLKNFGLGKQSMEDRILGEISHIIAPLAKSVGKSMNPQVLFHNAASNIICLVLFGXRYDYNDEFLKTFVKLYTENAKIANGPWAMLYDTVPMLRHLPLPFQKAFQNAICCKQMSLGLVTQHKETRIPGAPRDFIDCYLDELDKRGDDGSSFSEAQLIMYVLDLHFAGTDTTSNTLLTAFLYLMTHPEIQERCQQEIDTVLEGKEHASFDDRHXMPYTQAVTHESQRIASTVPLSVFHSTTRDTEVMGYSIPKGTLIIPNLTSVLSEEGQWKFPHEFNPLNFLNEQGEFEKPEAFMPFSAGPRMCLGEGLARMELFLIMVTLLRRFKFVWPEDAGEPDYTPVFGVTLSPKPYRLGVRLRGN